Genomic DNA from Paracoccus aminophilus JCM 7686:
AAAGTCGGTATCTCCTTCCCCGAGCTCTGCGACTGGATCGTCAAGGAGGCGCTATGTTCGGAATGAATTCCGATGCGAAACCCGCTTCGGGTTTCAGCGGTCAGCCGACGCCGAACCGGCGGGTGCCCTCGCGCCCGGCGCCGCAGGCTCAGGCCGCGCGCCGCGATCCGGCGCCTTCGCGTCTGGCCTATCGCCTGCACCGGCTCTGGCTCACGCCTTTCGTGCGCCGCCTGACCCATGTCGGCCTGCCGCTGTTCCTCCTGCTCGTGACTGTCGGTATCTGGATGTCGGATGAGACCCGGCGCTCGGATCTTTCGGGCTGGGTCAATGGCATGATCGAGAAGGTCCAGAACCGCGAAGAGTTCATGGTCCATGACATGCGCATCGAAGGCGCCTCGCCGGTGGTCGACAAGGGCCTGCGCGCGATGTTGCCGGTCCAGCTTCCGGCCTCGAGCTTTGATATCGACCTCGAGGCGCTGCGCGCGCGCGTGCTGAAGCTCGATGCCGTTGAATCGGTCGAGCTGCGGATCGAGCCCGGTGGCGTGCTCTCTGCCGTTGTGACCGAGCGCGTGCCGGTCGTGCTTTGGCGTCATGCCCGCGGGATCGAGCTTCTGGACAAGACCGGCCACCGCGTCGCTTCGGCGACCTCGCGCGAGGTCCGCAAGGATCTGCCGATGATCGCGGGCGAGGGGGCGGACAAAGCCGCGCCCGAGGCGCTGCTGCTTCTGGATGCGGCCGGGCCGATCCTGCCGCGGCTGCGCGGGCTGGAGCGGATTGGCGAGCGGCGCTGGGATCTGGTCCTTGACCGGGGTCAGCGCATCCTTCTGCCCGCCGAGGCGCCTTTGGCGGCGCTGGAGCGGTTGATTGCCATCGACAAGGCCGAGGATGTGCTGGGGCGTGACGTTGTTCGCGTCGATATGCGCGCCGAAGGCCGCCCGACCGTGCAGATCGGACTGACCGCGCAAAATGCGATCCATCGCGCGCGCGGCGAGCCTGAAATCGGGCCGGACGGCAAGCCGATTGACCCCGAAGAGAAAGACAAGATCGCCAAGGACGGCACCAATTCGGGCGGCGGCACCAAAGCCAAGGCTCAGGCGCCCGCAGCTTCGGCGAAGACGACCCCATCGGCGAAGGCTGCGCCTCCGGCGAAGAAGACGGCTGCAAGCGGAAAGAAACAGAACGGCTGAACGCATCGGGAAGGGAGCGGGCGGAATGAAGGAACTGTATCAGGGCCAGCGGGCAATGCGGAACATGCGCCGTCAGGCGATGCAACGTGGCGTCATCGCCGTGCTCGATATCGGCAGTTCGAAAATCGCCTGCCTCATCCTTCAATTCGACGGTCCCGGCCAGTTTCGCGAAACGGACGGCGTCGGCCCGATGGCGGGGCAGTCGAATTTCCGCGTGATCGGCGCGGCCACCACCCGCTCGCGCGGGGTGCGCTTCGGCGAGATCGAGACCATGGCCGAGACCGAACGCGCGATCCGCACCGTGGTGCAATCGGCGCAGAAGATTGCCGGGGTTCGGGTCGATCATGTGATCGCCTGCCTGTCGGGCGCGCGCCCGTCGTCTTACGGGCTTGCGGGCGAAATCATCATCAACAACGGCAAAATCTCTGAACAGGATGTCGCCATGGCGCTGGCCTCTTGCGAGGCGCCCGATTTCGGGCGCGGGCGCGAGGTGCTGCATGCCCAGCCGGTGAATTTCGCGGTCGATGGCCGTTCGGGGCTGATGGACCCGCGCGAGCAGGCGGGCACGCGTCTGGCTTGCGACATGCATGTGCTGACCATTGACGGAGATGCGGCGGGCAATCTCGTCCATTGCATCCGGCGTTGCGATCTGGAACTCGCGGGCGTGGCCTCGGCCTCTTATGTCGCGGGGCTCGCCTCGCTGGTCGAGGATGAGCAAGAGCTCGGCTCGGCCTGTATTGATCTCGGCGGTGGCGTGACCGGGGTCTCGGTCTTCATCCGCAAGCATATGATCTTTGCCGATGCCGCGCGTCTGGGCGGCGATCTCATCACCATGGACATCGCCAAGGGCCTGCGCGTGCCGATGCAGGTCGCCGAGCGCATCAAGACGCTGCATGGCGGGCTGGAGGCCACCGGCCGCGATGACCGCGAGATGATCGAGCTTGGCGGCTCGACCGGCGATTGGGAGACCGACCGGCGCACCGTGAGCCGCGCCGATCTGATCGGGATCATGCGTCCGCGCGTCGAAGAGATCCTCGAAGAGGTCCGCGCCATTCTGGACGCTTCGGGCTTCGACCATCTGCCGAGCAAGCAGATCGTTCTGACCGGTGGCGGCAGCCAGATCCCGGGGCTGGATACTCTGGCGAGCCGGATGCTCGGCCAGAATGTGCGCATCGGCCGACCTTTGCGCATTCAGGGTCTCGCCCATTCCGCGACCGCGCCGGGCTTTGCCTCAGCCATCGGGCTGGCGCTTCTGACCGCCCATCCGCAGGACGAATGGTGGGATTTCGAAATGCCTGCCGAGAGTTACCCGGCGCGCAGCCTGCGGCGCGCCTATCGCTGGTTCCGCGCCAACTGGTAGGGCCGCGAATCCGCCAGAGAGGGGTGGTGAGCCGCTGCGCCACCACATGAGGGGGAATGGGCGATATACCGCCGAATCTTCTCGTTGCTTACGCCATATTTTGTAGGGTAACTGTGTTTTTCGGGTGACGCTTCTCCTGATTGAAGGTAGGCTAATCACTGAAAACGGGGGATTCGTCCGGGCGGCCCGAAAGTCCGGCGCAACAGTTAAAGGCAGGCGAGCAATGAATCTCAATCTGATGCTGAACGACGATCAGGAACTTCGGCCGCGTATCACCGTCTTCGGCGTTGGCGGTGCGGGGGGTAACGCCGTCAACAACATGATCGAGAAAGAGCTGGAGGGCGTCGAATTCGTCGTCGCCAACACCGATGCTCAGGCGCTGCAACAGTCGCGTGCCGAACAGCGGGTTCAGCTTGGCCCGAAAGTCACCGAAGGGCTCGGTGCCGGCGCGAAACCCTCGATCGGCGCCAAAGCCGCAGAAGAGACCATTGAAGATATCGTCGATCACCTGATGGGCGCACATATGTGCTTCATCACGGCGGGCATGGGCGGCGGGACCGGCACGGGCGCCGCGCCGATCATCGCGCAGGCCGCGCGCGAAATGGGCATCCTCACCGTTGGCGTCGTGACGAAGCCCTTCCAGTTCGAAGGCTCGAAGCGGATGCGTCAAGCCGATGAAGGCATCGAGAACCTGCAGAAGGTCGTCGATACGCTGATCATCATCCCCAACCAGAACCTGTTCCGTCTCGCCAACGAAAAGACCACCTTCTCCGAAGCCTTCGCGATGGCCGATGACGTGCTCTATCAGGGCGTCAAAGGCGTGACCGACCTCATGGTTCGTCCGGGCCTCATCAACCTCGACTTCGCCGACGTGCGCGCGGTGATGGACGAGATGGGCAAAGCGATGATGGGCACCGGCGAAGCCTCGGGCGAGAATCGTGCGGTTCAGGCGGCCGAGAAAGCCATAGCGAACCCGTTGCTCGACGAAATCAGCCTGCACGGCGCCAAGGGTGTTCTTATCAACATCACCGGCGGCTACGACCTCACCCTGTTCGAGATGGACGAAGCGGCCGAGAAAATCCGCGAGAAAGTCGATCCCGAAGCCAATATCATCGTGGGCTCGACCCTCGATCCGACCCTCGACGGCGTCATCCGCGTCTCGGTCGTTGCGACCGGCATTGATGCAGCCGCCGCCGCTGCGCATGAGCAGCCCCGCCGCGGTCTGCGCGAGCCGCTGACCCAGACCCCGACGGTGGCACAGAAAGCCGCTCCGGTGATCGCAGAGGACGACGATCTGCCGCCGCCGCGTCGCAGCGCGCCGGAAGTGTCGGAAGCCCCGGCTCCACGTCAGCAGCAGGTCAGCGACTACGGCCATGAGGCTGTCAGCGAAGAGCACATGCCCGCTCCGGCCTATCAGCCGAGCCCGGCCCGCCGTCCGGCTGCCGATCCGCTGACCGGCGATGCCGCCGAATTCACCGTGCCGCGTCGCGCCGCTGCCACCCCCGGTACGCCCTCGCCCGAGGTGCTTGACCGGATGCGCCGCGCCGTGTCGCAGCACCCGTCCGAGAAAGCCGCGCAGCAGGCGCGTGCCGCAGCTCAGCAACCCGCCCCCGATGCGTCGCAATCGCAGCGCCCGGGCCGCATGGCCGGTCTTGGCCGCATGATCGAGCGCATGGCCGGTGGTCACGGCGACCAGCCGCAAAAGCCCGCCGCAAGCTCGATCGCCGAGCGTGTGAGCGAGCGTGTGGCTCATCGCCAGAAATCGGGCTTCGACGCCGGTTTCGAAGATCTGGCGAGCCCTGATCACGGCGATGACCGGGTCGAAATTCCGGCTTTCCTGCGTCGTCAGGCCAATTGATCCGATCACGAAATCGGGACTAAGTGAAAGCAAAACGGGTCGCGCTGCGGCCCGTTTTCTTTTTGAAAACAATAGGATCGGTTCTGGCTGCGGAACTCCGCTCACATTCACGGCCGATTGTTACATCGAGTCATAATTCGTTAATTGAGACCTGCAGCCATCGTGCCTAACTGGGACCATGCCAAAGGGTGAGATTCCCCCAAGGCAGGGAAAACAGAAAGATACGACGGTCCAAGATGCAAAAGACAATCGCACGCAAAGCCCAGTTTCGCGGTGTCGGTCTTCACTCCGGTGAGCCCGTTCTGCTGACGATCCTGCCTGCGCCGGTCAATCACGGCATCGTTTTCGTCCGCACCGATCTGGGGCGGGCGCGGATCCCGGCACGCTGGGATCTGGTCAAGCCGTCGCAGCTCTGCACCCTGCTGGAAAATGAGGACGGCGTCAGCGTCTCGACGGTCGAGCATGTCATGGCAGCGCTTGCCGGAACCGGGCTGACCAATGCCGTGGTCGAGATCTCGGGCCCCGAAGTGCCGATTCTCGACGGCTCCTCGGCTCCCTTCGTGCGCGGCATCGGCGACGCTGGTATCCGCGAACAGGACGCCGTGCTGCGCGCCATCCGCGTGCTGCGCCCGGTCGAGGTCCAGCATGGCGAGGGCTTCGCCCGTCTGTCCCCGGCCGACAGCCTCGAGATCAATTTCGACATCGATTTCACCGATGCCGCGATTGGGCATCAGGAAAAGCGGCTGAATATGGCCAATGGCGCTTTCGTGCGCGAGCTGATGGACAGCCGCACCTTCTGCCGCCTGCAAGATGTCGAGGCGATGCAGAAATCGGGTCTGGCGCTTGGCGGCACCTTTATGAACGCGGTTGTGATCGACGGCGACAAAGTGCTCTCGCCCGGCGGTCTGCGCCACGAGGACGAGGCCGTGCGCCACAAGATGCTGGACGCCATGGGCGATTTGGCGCTGGCCGGTGCGCCGCTTCTGGCGCGCTACACGGGCCACCGGGCCGGTCATGCGATGACCAACAAGCTTTTGCGTGCGCTTTTTGCGGCGCCGGATGCGTGGGAATGGGTCACTTTGGACAAGCGCCAGCAAAAGCGTTTGCCCGGCGCGGGCGTGATCCCGAAACTGGCCCAAATGGGCGAGCTGGCCGTCGCGTGAGCGGCGGCCTCTCCGATCATTGGCCTTGGCGGGAAAACACCGAGCCATGCGTATTTTCGCATTTTGCGCAGCCAGATTTTCTGTGCTAGGAGAACGACGCTGAGGCTTCGGCCAGCGGCGTAGTTGATGGATTCTGACAGGCGGGATGTAATGGCAGGTTTCAGAACGGCGGGTAGCTTTGTGGCAATGGCGCTCTCCGTAGGCCTGCTCACTGCCTGCTCTGGCGATCGCGGCTCGAACAAGAACGAATCGCTTGAGAACTTCACCGCTGAAGAGATCTACAAACGCGGCGAATACGAGCTTGAGAACAACACCAAGCCGAAAGAGGCCGTCCATTACTTCGGCGAGGTCGAGCGGCTTTATCCCTATTCCGACTGGGCCAAGCGCGCGTTGATCATGCAGGCCTACAGCTATCACAAGGCCCGCGAATACGAAGACGCCCGCGGCGCAGCGCAGCGCTTCATCGACACCTATCCGGGCGATGAAGATGCGGCCTATGCGAAATATCTGCTGGCGCTCAGCTATTACGACCAGATCGACGATGTCGGCCGCGATCAGGGCCTGACCTTCCAGGCGCTGAAATCGCTGCGCGAGGTGATCGAGGAATATCCCGACACCGAATATGCGCGCTCGGCGATCCTGAAATTCGATCTCGCCTTCGACCATCTTGCGGCGAAGGAAATGGAGATCGGGCGCTATTACCTCAAGCGCGGCCATTACACCGCCGCAATCAACCGCTTCCGCGTCATCGTCGAGGAATATCAGACCACGACCCAGACGCCCGAAGCGCTGATGCGTCTGGTCGAGGCCTATCTCGCCCTTGGCATGACCAATGAGGCGCAGACCGCCGGTGCGATCTTGGGCCACAACTTCCAGTCCTCGCCCTTCTATCAGGACGCCTACAAGCAATTGCAGGGGCAGGGGCTTGCACCCGAAGCCAAGGGCGACAGCTGGCTGACGAAGGTCTATCGTCAGGTCATTCAAGGGAAGTGGCTGTAAGGCGGCGCTCCGGCGCGGCCCACAGGTGGAATCATGCTGCGTTCGCTCGACATCCGCGATGTCCTTCTGATCGACCGGCTGGAACTTGAGTTCCATCCGGGTCTCAATGTGCTGACCGGGGAAACCGGCGCAGGCAAATCCATCCTGCTCGACTGTCTGGGCTTCGTGCTGGGCTGGCGCGGGCGCGCCGATCTGGTGCGCGCGGGCGCGGCTCAGGGCGAAGTCACCGCCGTGTTCGACCTGCCGCCTGGCCATCGCGCCCGCACGGTGCTGTCGGACGCGGGGATCCCCGCCGACGACGAGCTGATCCTGCGCCGGGTCAACAATGCCGATGGGCGCAAGACTGGCTGGATCAACGACCGCCGCGCCTCGGGCGAGGTCTTGCGCGCGCTCTCGGAAACCCTGGTCGAGCTGCATGGTCAGCACGATGATCGCGGCCTTCTGAACCCGCGCGGCCATCGCCTGCTGCTCGATTCCTTCGCCGGGATTGACCTTGGCGCGGCACGTCTGGCCTGGGGCGCGCGTCGCCAAGCCGCGCAGGCGCTTGAAGCCGCCGAGGCGCGTCTGGCCGCCGCCCGTTGCGAGGAAGAGTTCCTGCGTCATGCCGTGGCCGAACTCGACAAGCTTGATCCCAAACCCGGCGAAGAGGCTGAACTCGATATCCGCCGCCGCTCGATGCAGGGCGCGGAAAAGATCCGCAGCGATGTCAGCCGCGCACTGCAGGCGCTTGGCCCCGATGGGGCAGAGCGGGCGATGGTCGATGCCAGCCGCTGGCTCGACGAGGCTGCAGAGCGCGCCGAGGGCCGCCTTGAGGCGCCCTCTGCGGCGCTGCAACGTGCGCTGATCGAGCTTGGCGAGGCGGTCTCGGGCGTCGAGGCTGCGCTCGATTCGATGGATTTCGACCCGCGTGATCTCGAACTCACCGAAGAGCGGCTGTTTGCCTTGCGGGCCTTGGCGCGCAAACATGACATTCTGGCCGATGATCTCGCGGGGCTCGCTGATGAGCTGCGCCGCCGTCTCGCCGCGCTCGATCAGGGCGAGGGCGATCTGGCGCGTCTGCAAGAGGCGCTTTCGGTCGCCGAGGCGCGCTATGAGGCCGAGGCCGACAAGCTGACCGCGCTGCGCCGCAAGAACGCCAAAGAGCTCGACCGCGCCATGGCCGCCGAGCTTGCGCCGCTGAAGATGGAGCGCGCGGTTTTCGAGACCCGCGTCGAAGCCGGTGAGGCCGGGCCTGAAGGGCGCGACGCGGTGGCCTTCACCGTCGCAACCAACCCAGGCGCGCCCTCGGGGCCGCTTGACCGGATCGCCTCAGGCGGCGAGCTCTCGCGCTTCCTGCTGGCACTCAAAGTCTGTCTGGCGCGCGGCAATGACGCGCTCGTGCTGATTTTCGACGAGATCGACCGTGGCGTCGGCGGCGCGACCGCTGACGCGGTGGGCCGCCGTCTGGCCAAGCTGGCCGAAGGCGCGCAGGTTCTGGTCGTGACCCATTCGCCGCAGGTCGCGGCTCTGGGCAGCCATCATTTCCGCGTCGCGAAATCCGTGGCCAAAGGCATGACCACCTCGCGCGTGATGGCGCTCTCTGCGGAGGAGCGGGTCGAGGAAGTCGCGCGCATGTTGGCTGGCGAAGAGATCACCCCGGCGGCCAAGGAAGCCGCGAAGGCGCTGCTCGGCGTCTGATTCTGCGCGATCTTTGAGGGGCCGCGTTTTCCGGGCGTCAGTTCATCGGACCGTCCGGGACCAAGCCACGGCTCAGTCGAGAATCGCCTCGACATAGCGCAGCACCGATTGAATGCGCATGGATTCCAGATCGTAACGCACCAGACGCCCGTCGATGATGCCATATTGGCTGCCGCGTGGCGCCGCGCCGATCCCGTAAAGACCGGGCCGCGTGATCACATGGACATTCGCGGCATCGACCTTGTCGCCGATCCGAAACCCGCGCGCGCCGGAATTGGTCGCGGTGGCGCAGGGCGCTTTCGATTTGCGCATATCGGGCGGGCATTCCCCGGGGCGGAAGATCGGCGTGCGATGCCGCTCGGCCGCGCCGCTGTCGGCAAATGCAGGAGCCGTGCCCGCGACCGGGGTTTTGTGCAAGATCGCGCTCGGAGGGGCGCTCTTCGTCGGCAAGGTTTTTGCGGCGAGTTGGCTGGCACTCGCCCCGGTTTCAGCCGCGACAGTGCTATTGCCGCCAGTGACGGTCTCTGCGGAATGCGAGAAAAACGGCAAGGCCATCAGGGCGGCCGCCGCGAAAGACATCACTGGAAAACGAATTCTCATTTCAATCGACTGCCATGTGTTGCAAGGCGTTGCAGGAAGAACGGCAAGCCTGCGCGAAGGTTTCCCGCGAAAGGGCGCTCTCGGCGAAACCGTTGCGGAAATCACACACGATGGCGCTTCTCGAACCGGGGCAGCATGGCGGAAAAATCGCGTCCCCGGCCGTCCTCTTCCTCGACGAATGTGCCGTAAAGCAGGGCCGCCAGTTTGCCCATCGGCGTATCAGCATCGACTTCGCGCGCGGCTTGCTGCGAGAGCCGCAAATCCTTCAGCATCAGTTCTGCTGCAAATCCAGGGGTATAGCCGTTGTCGGCCGGCGAGGTCGGCCCGATCCCCGGGGCCGGGCAATAGCTGTTCATCGACCAGCTCGAGCCCGAGGAGGTCGAAACCACATCAAACATCTTGCCTCGATCGAGCCCCAACTTGTCGGCCAAAGCAAAGGCTTCGCAGGTCGCGATCATCGTCACGCCGAGGATCATATTATTGCAAATTTTAGCGGATTGGCCCGCCCCCGATTCGCCGCAAAGCACCCATTTCTGACCCATGATTTCGAAGAGCGGCAGCACCGCATCAAAGGCCGTCTGAGGCCCGCCGATCATAAAGGTCAGCGTCCCGGCTGCCGCTCCGGTGATCCCGCCCGAGACCGGCGCATCCAACGCTTGAAGCCCCGCAGCCTCGGCCTGAAGCGCAACCGCCCGCGCCGTGGCGACATCGACCGTCGAGCAATCGCAAAAGATCGCACCGGGTCTCATCAGCGGGATGATTTCAGCCGCGACGGCGCGCAGGATCTCGCCATTCGGCAGCATGGTGATGACGACATCGGCCTCCGTGACGGCATCGCGCGCCGTCTCGGCGCGCAGGATGGCATCGGGCATCGGCGCGACCGGGTCGAGGCCGCGCACCTGATGACCCGACCGGGCAAGATTGGCCGCCATCGGCGCGCCCATATGGCCGAGCCCGATAAATCCGATCTTCATCTCTGCTCCTCCCAGATCAGTTCCTTGGCCCCGAGCGGGGCCAGCACCGCGCGCACTTGCTCTGGCCCGGCCTCCGCGCGCCACTGCGGATTGCGGTCCTTGTCGATAATCTGGGCGCGCACGCCCTCCAGAAAATCGGTCATCGCGGTCGCGCGCGCGGTATAGCGATATTCGCGGCTAAGCGAGTCCTGCATCCGCTGATCCGCCCGCGCCGCCCGAACCATGGCCAGCGTCGCGGCCATCGACAAAGGCGAGTTCCGCCGCAGCGCCGCCAGCGCCTCAAGATCACCCGAGGCTTCAAGCGCCGCCATGATATCGGCGAGCGTCCGTCCGCCGAAAGCCGAGAGATCGCGATCGGCCAAAGGCGGATGCGGCCGCGGATGACCCTTGAGCCCGGCGACCTCTCCGCAGCTGGCCAGCCGGTCGATCAGCGCGGGCCATTCGGCCTCGGGGATATAGAAATCGGCAAAACCCGCATGGATGGCATCGCCCGCGCCCATCCGCGCGCCGGTCAGGCCAAGATATTCGCCAATCCGGCCCGGCGCCCGACCCAGAAGCCAACTGCCGCCGACATCGGGAACCAGCCCGATCCCGGTCTCGGGCATGGCCATCTGCGTGCTGTCGCCGACGACGCGATGGGCGGCATGACCGCCAACACCGACCCCGCCCCCCATGACGAATCCCTGCATGAAGGCGACGACCGGCTTCGGATAATCGGCGAGCATGGCATTCATGCGATATTCATCGGCAAAGAAGCGCTCGCCCAAAGCGTGATCGCCGACACGCCCCGCCTGATAAACCGCGGCAATATCTCCGCCTGCGCAAAAGGCGCGCGCGCCTTCGGCATCAATGATGACAAGGCGAACCTCGGGATCATCCCGCCAGCGCGTCAGTGCCTCGAGGATCGCCAGCGCCATATCATGGCTAAGCGCATTCAGCGCCTGCGGCCGAGTGAAGGTGATGCGGCCCGCATGACGGTCCTTGCGGATCGAGAGATCGTTCATCTCAGCCCCTTTCTGCCCAAAGAGCGTGGCGAAGGATCTGCCACCTGATTTCAGTCCTGTCCTCATCGATCCGCCATTGCCCAAGCTCTGCATCAGCGCTCTGCGCAATCGACTGGATCCACTTCGCTAAAGTGACGCGGAAGATCGGGGCGTGCCAGACCGAACGCTCGATTGGGCGCCAGAAGTTTCATCCTGATGGAAAAAATCAATAGCGGCGCGGCTCCGACGAGCAGTGGATTGCCGGACTCCATGTCACGATCTAAATGACGAAGCATAGGAGATCAGCCCCGCATTATCGGGAAAGACGATCGCGCCCGACCGCTTCTAGACCGCGACCCGCGACAGAGCCACGTCGCATGGCCGTGTTACTCCGGGGCCTGTGAAACGTGGCCAAAAAAGGCAAAGGGGCGTGTCCGCCCCTTTGAAGGGGGTATTTAAATGATGAAGAAAGCGCATTTCTCTATCACTCAAATACCCATGCGGCGGCGCGGTCAGTCGAGAGCTTTGAAGTTGAGGCTCGCACCGTCTTTGATGCCCGAGAACCAGCGTGCCGTGACGGTTTTCGTCTTCGTGTAGAAGCGGAAAGCGTCGGGGCCGTATTGGTTGAGATCGCCAAAGGCCGATTTTTTCCAGCCGCCGAAGGTGTAGTAGCTCAGCGGGACCGGGATCGGGAAGTTGATGCCGACCATGCCGACATTGACGCGGCTCGCGAAGTCGCGGGCGGTGTCGCCATCGGCGGTGAAGATTGCCGTGCCATTGCCGTAGTCATTGTCGATGACGAGGTTGAGGGCGTCCTCATAGGTCACGGCGCGGACGGTCGAGAGGACCGGGCCGAAGATCTCTTCTTTGTAGATGTCCATCTCGGGGGTGACATTGTCAAAGAGCGAGGGGCCGACGAAGAAGCCGTTTTCATAGCCCTGGATCTTCAGGTCGCGACCATCGACGACGAGTTTCGCGCCTTGCTCGA
This window encodes:
- a CDS encoding outer membrane protein assembly factor BamD; the protein is MAGFRTAGSFVAMALSVGLLTACSGDRGSNKNESLENFTAEEIYKRGEYELENNTKPKEAVHYFGEVERLYPYSDWAKRALIMQAYSYHKAREYEDARGAAQRFIDTYPGDEDAAYAKYLLALSYYDQIDDVGRDQGLTFQALKSLREVIEEYPDTEYARSAILKFDLAFDHLAAKEMEIGRYYLKRGHYTAAINRFRVIVEEYQTTTQTPEALMRLVEAYLALGMTNEAQTAGAILGHNFQSSPFYQDAYKQLQGQGLAPEAKGDSWLTKVYRQVIQGKWL
- the lpxC gene encoding UDP-3-O-acyl-N-acetylglucosamine deacetylase, with amino-acid sequence MQKTIARKAQFRGVGLHSGEPVLLTILPAPVNHGIVFVRTDLGRARIPARWDLVKPSQLCTLLENEDGVSVSTVEHVMAALAGTGLTNAVVEISGPEVPILDGSSAPFVRGIGDAGIREQDAVLRAIRVLRPVEVQHGEGFARLSPADSLEINFDIDFTDAAIGHQEKRLNMANGAFVRELMDSRTFCRLQDVEAMQKSGLALGGTFMNAVVIDGDKVLSPGGLRHEDEAVRHKMLDAMGDLALAGAPLLARYTGHRAGHAMTNKLLRALFAAPDAWEWVTLDKRQQKRLPGAGVIPKLAQMGELAVA
- the mmsB gene encoding 3-hydroxyisobutyrate dehydrogenase, whose protein sequence is MKIGFIGLGHMGAPMAANLARSGHQVRGLDPVAPMPDAILRAETARDAVTEADVVITMLPNGEILRAVAAEIIPLMRPGAIFCDCSTVDVATARAVALQAEAAGLQALDAPVSGGITGAAAGTLTFMIGGPQTAFDAVLPLFEIMGQKWVLCGESGAGQSAKICNNMILGVTMIATCEAFALADKLGLDRGKMFDVVSTSSGSSWSMNSYCPAPGIGPTSPADNGYTPGFAAELMLKDLRLSQQAAREVDADTPMGKLAALLYGTFVEEEDGRGRDFSAMLPRFEKRHRV
- the ftsA gene encoding cell division protein FtsA, with amino-acid sequence MKELYQGQRAMRNMRRQAMQRGVIAVLDIGSSKIACLILQFDGPGQFRETDGVGPMAGQSNFRVIGAATTRSRGVRFGEIETMAETERAIRTVVQSAQKIAGVRVDHVIACLSGARPSSYGLAGEIIINNGKISEQDVAMALASCEAPDFGRGREVLHAQPVNFAVDGRSGLMDPREQAGTRLACDMHVLTIDGDAAGNLVHCIRRCDLELAGVASASYVAGLASLVEDEQELGSACIDLGGGVTGVSVFIRKHMIFADAARLGGDLITMDIAKGLRVPMQVAERIKTLHGGLEATGRDDREMIELGGSTGDWETDRRTVSRADLIGIMRPRVEEILEEVRAILDASGFDHLPSKQIVLTGGGSQIPGLDTLASRMLGQNVRIGRPLRIQGLAHSATAPGFASAIGLALLTAHPQDEWWDFEMPAESYPARSLRRAYRWFRANW
- a CDS encoding cell division protein FtsQ/DivIB, with amino-acid sequence MFGMNSDAKPASGFSGQPTPNRRVPSRPAPQAQAARRDPAPSRLAYRLHRLWLTPFVRRLTHVGLPLFLLLVTVGIWMSDETRRSDLSGWVNGMIEKVQNREEFMVHDMRIEGASPVVDKGLRAMLPVQLPASSFDIDLEALRARVLKLDAVESVELRIEPGGVLSAVVTERVPVVLWRHARGIELLDKTGHRVASATSREVRKDLPMIAGEGADKAAPEALLLLDAAGPILPRLRGLERIGERRWDLVLDRGQRILLPAEAPLAALERLIAIDKAEDVLGRDVVRVDMRAEGRPTVQIGLTAQNAIHRARGEPEIGPDGKPIDPEEKDKIAKDGTNSGGGTKAKAQAPAASAKTTPSAKAAPPAKKTAASGKKQNG
- a CDS encoding enoyl-CoA hydratase/isomerase family protein — translated: MNDLSIRKDRHAGRITFTRPQALNALSHDMALAILEALTRWRDDPEVRLVIIDAEGARAFCAGGDIAAVYQAGRVGDHALGERFFADEYRMNAMLADYPKPVVAFMQGFVMGGGVGVGGHAAHRVVGDSTQMAMPETGIGLVPDVGGSWLLGRAPGRIGEYLGLTGARMGAGDAIHAGFADFYIPEAEWPALIDRLASCGEVAGLKGHPRPHPPLADRDLSAFGGRTLADIMAALEASGDLEALAALRRNSPLSMAATLAMVRAARADQRMQDSLSREYRYTARATAMTDFLEGVRAQIIDKDRNPQWRAEAGPEQVRAVLAPLGAKELIWEEQR
- the recN gene encoding DNA repair protein RecN — its product is MLRSLDIRDVLLIDRLELEFHPGLNVLTGETGAGKSILLDCLGFVLGWRGRADLVRAGAAQGEVTAVFDLPPGHRARTVLSDAGIPADDELILRRVNNADGRKTGWINDRRASGEVLRALSETLVELHGQHDDRGLLNPRGHRLLLDSFAGIDLGAARLAWGARRQAAQALEAAEARLAAARCEEEFLRHAVAELDKLDPKPGEEAELDIRRRSMQGAEKIRSDVSRALQALGPDGAERAMVDASRWLDEAAERAEGRLEAPSAALQRALIELGEAVSGVEAALDSMDFDPRDLELTEERLFALRALARKHDILADDLAGLADELRRRLAALDQGEGDLARLQEALSVAEARYEAEADKLTALRRKNAKELDRAMAAELAPLKMERAVFETRVEAGEAGPEGRDAVAFTVATNPGAPSGPLDRIASGGELSRFLLALKVCLARGNDALVLIFDEIDRGVGGATADAVGRRLAKLAEGAQVLVVTHSPQVAALGSHHFRVAKSVAKGMTTSRVMALSAEERVEEVARMLAGEEITPAAKEAAKALLGV
- the ftsZ gene encoding cell division protein FtsZ yields the protein MNLNLMLNDDQELRPRITVFGVGGAGGNAVNNMIEKELEGVEFVVANTDAQALQQSRAEQRVQLGPKVTEGLGAGAKPSIGAKAAEETIEDIVDHLMGAHMCFITAGMGGGTGTGAAPIIAQAAREMGILTVGVVTKPFQFEGSKRMRQADEGIENLQKVVDTLIIIPNQNLFRLANEKTTFSEAFAMADDVLYQGVKGVTDLMVRPGLINLDFADVRAVMDEMGKAMMGTGEASGENRAVQAAEKAIANPLLDEISLHGAKGVLINITGGYDLTLFEMDEAAEKIREKVDPEANIIVGSTLDPTLDGVIRVSVVATGIDAAAAAAHEQPRRGLREPLTQTPTVAQKAAPVIAEDDDLPPPRRSAPEVSEAPAPRQQQVSDYGHEAVSEEHMPAPAYQPSPARRPAADPLTGDAAEFTVPRRAAATPGTPSPEVLDRMRRAVSQHPSEKAAQQARAAAQQPAPDASQSQRPGRMAGLGRMIERMAGGHGDQPQKPAASSIAERVSERVAHRQKSGFDAGFEDLASPDHGDDRVEIPAFLRRQAN